The DNA segment TGTTTGTATAAGTTTTGTTTGTGGAGTTATAAGTATTTGCTCTGTGCTTAtgtttgaaattttgttttctgGGAGACCACAATAGGAGGCATGGCAACTTATTGTGAAAAGGTTCCTAATCAAGTGAAGCAGTACTTGATAGACAAAGGGCCTTATCGGATTCCAATCAGCCACTGAGCAATCTGGCTGTAAGTTGTAACCCAGCAGAGAGGCAATGGCACATTGCCTAAAAAGATCTTGGGCAGGTGACCTGCTtgtgtgacaggctccatctcagacaTGCTTCAACACAAGGAGggacaatggaattccctccacattgGTAACAGTATAGAAAGACTATGAGGTTCCTCAGtctttgtcttcattccagctcatcacttcaggagcatctttgCTATGGACTGAGCCCAGGAGGACTGATAATCCATCCTAACTAGGATGTATTCCAGTGACTTTTAAGATAGTAGCCTACTTCATCTCTGCTGCacgcctgcatcaagaactttgtgattggtgtatataatttgattgctttaacaattttactctcaatctattctttccttttttaatcaaCTTTTAGATTCATAGTGTGCTCTTTTGGAGAAGATCTGAGATATACATTGActggggaatgtggctggtcctgtgGGATTGTAAGAACCTGTTTgtatttggtgagattggtttttaTAACCTCCCATTGGTGTAAGGAGGGATGCTGATTGTGGCACAACAGAAGCTGAGGAAATTGCttatgtgacttcttgctggccagtgtggcagcATTAGTGTTCTGTGTAactggtttggtgccttataATGGAGGACCTCCAGTCTTGGGCTGTAGGTGGCCCTTTTTTAAGCAATTCTCCCTGATTTGGTTCTCTCAACTGTGCCTGGAGAAACCATCGGTATTAAAACAGCAAAAACAGTCAGAGggattatttatttttgtttttgggaGGCTGATAAAATACTTCCCTTGTGGCAGAGTTGCAGTCCTCCTGAAAGATCAGACAATTTGAGACAGCATTACATCCCCAGTTCCCCTGGACAGAATCCCAGAAGTATCAGCAATAGGTGTCATCCTGCCCTAAAAGTGACACTAAGCAAATGTCTGTAAAGGTTGACCTTTTCAGCTGTCTGCATTTAAAATTATTAGTTAGCGTATTTAAATGAGAAGTGTAAGAGCATAGTTACGGGAGGATGGCACAACAAATAAAAAGCTCGTCTAAAAGTGCTGAAAAGAAGTGAAAGGGGATTGGAGCCACCTAGATAGTTTTAGCCTCATTCCCAGTCCTCTAGAGCCATTTTTCCACTCTTTGGATATAGCTCATTTCCTTATTAATTCAAAAACACCACTGCAGCACACATAAAGGGCAAAGGCAACTTTTTTCGTCCATTTTATCAAGTACTTCAGAAGAAGATATAAAACCTGAATGGACAGCACTGCAGGAACAAAATTCTTCCTAATCTTGACTCAGTTAGAGGTCGTTTTATGAATATATTATCTTCAGTATGAACTAACTGCGAAAGCAGATTTATTGGGTAGATTGAGTTATTCCAACTGAGAAACATCTTTGAGTGAATGAGAAGGGCTAAATGAGAAGAGCGATCACTAGCAATGAGCAAACAGAATGCTTGGGGGAAACTGGTTAGCAATTCTATATAGAGGAGTGATGGCAGATCAACACTCGGGTTAGAAAATGAGATCCAACAGCTTCCGTCTCCTATTTGGCTGCAGAAGCACGATAATTGTACAAATCCAAATGCCAGTGTCCTCACAGGGAGAAGTCAGTAGTCCTTGTAGCTCAGTAAAATCTTTAGTAGTTGTCTTGTTTAGAAAAAACAGCCCAAATCCGCACATCACAGCTTGCTTTACCAGTAGTTCGTTGTTTAATGGGCTATTCCTGCTATGAAACATAACAGATCCAAGCAGCACAATGCTGTGAGAGCTAAGAAAATTTCATTGTAGAGGGTTAGGTTAGTCTCATCCTCCAGGGTAAAATTCTGGATGTAGTAAATTCTGAATGCGTGATGTGGTACAAAGCAGATGAGTATTaccacaatgaaaaaaaaactcttcatcTGAGCCCTGAATTCCATATGTGAATTCATGTCAGGCCAATACTTCATTGCCAACTGAAAGATGACAGCTAATTGGATTAGGGAGAGAGCAGAGACTGTTGCCACCAGAATACCAATAAAGCAGTAGTTTGCTATTATCATACCCTCCTCTTGCATACCTCTGTGGAACTGAAAGCATTTAGAATAGTTATAGGTTTTAGAGGAGCCATAGTATgacaaaaaaattgggaagatAATGACAAGTCCCACAAGCCACACAGCAGTAATCCAGGTTTTGGTGTGCCACCTCTGAAATTCCAGTCTCAAGAGGCGTATTATAACAATGGCTACATAGAAAATGAAGGTGATGTACATGTGGGCATAGATCATGCCACTAAACGCTTTGCAAGTGAACCACCCAAATTTCCATTCAAATGAAATGTAATAGGTAAGACGGAAAGGAAGGCTGAATAGGAGAATGGAATGTACCACCATGAGATTGATGATAATGGTGGTCATCACAGACTGTATATTCCTTTGAAACAAGAGGCGGGACATCACAATGATTCCAGCAATGCCCCCTGCCAGATTGACACTATATAGTGCTATCAAAATCACATGCAGGCTCTTCGAGTTGTGTGACAGGGTTTTGTTGGAGGGAATATCTGGTGGTGCTGAGCTCGTGTTAAACATCTTCATAGTTTTCTTTTCAAGGCTACCTAAAAATACAAGAATGGAATATGCCTTTCAAAATCTCTGTTTAATTTGTACTTTCCCTATGGATACTCTTGCATTTTCAAAGTGTAGACCAGCACGAATTCAATAAATAACATTTACTGGATTGTGTATTGGTGTACTCTGAACCTGTGTTGCCAAAACtagggaacatccacactacaaatgtgttctgtctagaatctgtcgacaCAATACAGCTGTTTTGTCGGCAGAGGTCTGTCTTGAATATTGAGGCATAgagcctctgtagacagattctgttgacagaatagcaGCATAGAtggtcttctgtcgacagaggagtcctccatggtgccagccacctggggctgggagacagtCTGTCcaccacaagcagagctctatgctctgctTCTCCAGTTAGACTTaaagggacagcagccctggaaaccccatacaGGGAAGTAGGAAGTGTGTAAGCCACCCAGCTAGCACATGTGCTTGCAGCCTGCCCACAGCCATGCCTTGCAGCCACTTCACAGGgatggcagcagcctggcccaacacggagcagggagaggagctccTGGATTCACTCCCActtggccaggaggaggcaggccCTGTCCTGGATGGACCCCAAGGTCCAAGACCTCATCAGCCTGGGGGCAAAGGAGACATTACTCCTGGACCCAGCagccaagaggcagaatgccccaGGGATACAGCCAGGTTGCAAGAGCCTTTGCAGACCAGGAACACCCCACCCAGACCATGGAGAAGGTCCAGGCCAAAattaaagaactctggcagggcaATACCTGGGCTTCGGATGACGCCCATCACTCAGGAGCATGACAGCCCaattgcccctattacagggagctccacAAGCTCCTTTGGGTGGAGGACACTTTACCCTACCCcagcttcctggacacctctgtggagcccccccccaccccccagaaccaGAGTCCCACCTGGGGGAGTAGCAGTCTGAGGGTGAGGGCAATACTGCCTCCTTGGCCAACAAGAGGACCCTGGCCATCAGCATGGAGTCAGGTCTCTCCTTCAGCCAGGACACCTCCTGGGCCTCACCAGCCCTTTTCAAGGTCATtgctggtgagtaccccatggggcacacaccccagggctTGAGGGGCATGGGCAAGAGTGGGGCATGCCACGATCCTCACTGTGCCAGCTAGGGTGGGATCCCACCCTGCAaacccagcacctgcacatgtgCTCAAGGTACCATGGTTCCCCTGGTCTGACCAGACAtctgcagggcacaggcaccagcctgctgccagccccaggggaagctgacagggccacagggccctggggtgggggaggctgcctACCCTGACGTGGCTGCAGATGAGACAACCACATGGGCAAGGGCTGAAGCCCAGACACACCACCAGGGACTGCGACCCGCTGCTCACAGGTATGCCTGCGGGACACatgcagcacccacacccatggatgtTGCCCTGAGCCACATgcatgtggggatgtggggaggacCCAGAGGCCATGTGGAGGGAAGAACTTGCCATCTCATCTCCTTTtcccccctccagctgcaccGTCAGTGGGCCAGGCAGGCTCCACCTCTTTGACAGGGCCAGCCTTGGCTTCAGGGTGTTCCCCATCTCCTTTTGCCTACCCCACCCCTTTAGATCCCCTCCTGGGAGGTcacccccccaggcagcagcactgtgagTGAGTGGGACAGCCTGGTGCCCTTGGGGCGAGGCTTCCCCCCTTCCCATTCTCCCCCCCAAgcacctccaccccagctccctgagggtccccatgggcagagcctgcagcccaggagcaccTCAGCTGCATGAGACTGCACCGATGGtagacttccccatgccaaactggttcccaacagatctgtagctgtctggggtAGCCAACTTCCAaagggcaatggctaccctctttggcagggggctggtgagctggaggtgggtgtcctcCCTGTGGAGGATGGAGGCAAGCCAGGCACATACCTCCAGAAAGGTGTCCATCTGCAtgaggaaattctggagccagtgctggtcGTCACACtcacccatcaccagccagtcccaccactctgagctggtggtgtagcGCCAGACACGCCTGCTGACTGGGGGGCGTGGGCGCTGTTGCAGCAAGGCACAGCAATGATAGCTTCCTCCTcatgggaggggtcaggctcaTCCCTCCTCTGGAGGAGAAGGACGGCAGGGCAGACATGCTGCAgaaactgcagcagccatgggcgtggccagggcaagcccaagggctgctctggcgACATAGCTAACTGGAAAAGCCAAAATCTCTCTCAgtaagcctgggagccctgcactagctttgctgtccctccaagaGGTATGTAAGCCTCAGCATGGGCTGGGAACAAGGCCCTTTAAAGGTGGGCTGGGCTGTTGCTCCAGGAAGCATTTGGCATCCATGCAACCCTGACTTCCAGGTCATTGgagcccactctgtcaacagagcagtcagAGCATGAggacactctctgtcgacagaaggagttgacagagggagcctgtattaggtgtggacgtgttctgtaaacagaggttctgtcaggacagatctgtcaacagtgacttctgccaacaaaactctagtgtagatatagcttcaGTATGTAATCTTATGAATATAAAAATGCATGGTTCTGACATATAGCACTCATTAGACCACACTTTATTTTGATACTGGTTGCAGAATTACAAGCCTTTTGTACGTGAACCTAGAGccgtttttattttctttcccccCTCCAGATATAGGACTAGTTGGAATAGGCAAGATAGTTTcacttcaatattttaaaaagcaaaaccctGTTATTATGCAAGTTAAATTTGAAGATGAAAACTGTTATTGGCATATGTGAACATCTTTGAAGGCATGATGTGGACCACCATGGGTCCAATAACAGCCTAATTTCACTTAGGCTAATGAAGAGCCATGCGATGGTAATAGCTTTCAATCACTAGGGCCATAGGCTGACTTATAGGCAGCAGCCTCCAAGTAAATGACTCCACACCCTACTTCCTTAACCTTTCAATCTTCTAGCTACAAAATTTTACCTGAATTCCTCTCTTTCGGGAGACAGAGAATAGCTGTGACCAAATTTCTGAAAGGTACAGGTCCACTTGGATAAGCTAAATATTAATGTATGTGTGAACCCGTATTCATAGTTACTGCAGTTATGCACACAACTAGGAACGTAGCTGCCCAGCTCCCTATTCTCAAACATAGTTGTTCAGTTTGGACACATGAATATAGAACCTGCATATAAATTGTATACATGCATGACAcgcttccttttaaaaatatggacCTTAAAGTTAAATAAACTTTGTTTTAATGGTTTACAGATTAGAATAGTAGGTTGGGCTCTGCTTCCTATTACTAAAGAACTTTGTTTTAATAACGCGCTGACTCTCATGGGTCTGGGGACCACAGACTGAAAGCCAGTCCCCTCTGTAAAAACACATTTCTCACTTCAGTGTTATAAATGTAGACCTTtaggctctttcctctcttgcCTGACCTGCTCCAGTTTCTTTTGTGTACTATATGCTTTCAGATAAACACCAAACTTTCACTAAAAACTAGTTAAAGCATTTTTGGAGCAGAAAGTAA comes from the Carettochelys insculpta isolate YL-2023 chromosome 2, ASM3395843v1, whole genome shotgun sequence genome and includes:
- the LOC142008757 gene encoding putative G-protein coupled receptor 141, whose translation is MKMFNTSSAPPDIPSNKTLSHNSKSLHVILIALYSVNLAGGIAGIIVMSRLLFQRNIQSVMTTIIINLMVVHSILLFSLPFRLTYYISFEWKFGWFTCKAFSGMIYAHMYITFIFYVAIVIIRLLRLEFQRWHTKTWITAVWLVGLVIIFPIFLSYYGSSKTYNYSKCFQFHRGMQEEGMIIANYCFIGILVATVSALSLIQLAVIFQLAMKYWPDMNSHMEFRAQMKSFFFIVVILICFVPHHAFRIYYIQNFTLEDETNLTLYNEIFLALTALCCLDLLCFIAGIAH